The following are encoded together in the Geobacter sulfurreducens PCA genome:
- a CDS encoding zinc ribbon domain-containing protein: MSAWEKFKNKFGKIRTHLTSLDDQPLGKAALVIIIFLDVFILVSIFNGLEAHTRQLSSPDDYIPNACREIIVNRQWNPTNRIDNISQIIIASSTTYYRGEERKREQHPVCVPYSDLVDQIKSDKVLVGIFEERSKAEREARELQREIDNLKGAYDTSLLETIAKKQESQTKVAAIKEDFLKKSAALDTLKAKIASLEQSINGDPKIKLLWEKLQTLQEQDRQKLLSDLRTINFWYPVKRLGMQLMFLIPLFIAFYLWNSTSIRKSRGIQTLVSSHLLGVSCIPILFKITEAVYDIIPKKLLKQLIDFLESFKLIALWHYIVIAISVGVSLLLIYIIQKKLFSSERIGRIIERRISNGDCQQCGKHLPSGSSACPFCGFGQYKLCSHCQKQMHVYGKFCRECGQKATD; encoded by the coding sequence ATGAGCGCATGGGAAAAATTCAAAAATAAATTCGGCAAGATCAGAACCCACCTCACAAGCTTGGATGATCAGCCATTAGGTAAAGCTGCGCTTGTAATCATTATTTTCCTGGATGTTTTCATCCTTGTTTCCATTTTTAACGGACTCGAAGCACACACTAGGCAGCTTTCATCCCCTGACGACTACATCCCTAATGCCTGCCGTGAGATCATAGTCAATCGCCAATGGAATCCTACTAACCGGATTGACAACATTTCGCAAATCATCATTGCTTCAAGCACAACCTATTACCGGGGCGAGGAAAGGAAACGCGAACAGCATCCTGTCTGTGTGCCCTATAGTGATCTTGTTGACCAAATCAAAAGCGATAAGGTGCTTGTCGGCATCTTCGAAGAGCGGAGTAAGGCTGAACGTGAGGCACGCGAGCTACAAAGAGAAATTGACAATCTGAAAGGAGCTTACGATACGTCCCTGCTCGAAACCATTGCGAAAAAGCAGGAAAGTCAAACCAAAGTAGCCGCGATAAAGGAAGATTTTCTAAAGAAGAGTGCTGCCCTTGATACGTTGAAAGCAAAAATTGCATCTTTGGAACAGTCGATTAACGGTGACCCGAAAATAAAGCTTCTCTGGGAAAAACTGCAAACCTTGCAAGAGCAGGACAGACAAAAACTGCTATCCGACCTGCGAACGATAAATTTCTGGTACCCAGTTAAAAGACTTGGAATGCAGTTGATGTTCCTGATTCCGCTTTTCATTGCTTTTTACCTCTGGAACAGCACAAGCATAAGGAAAAGCCGGGGAATACAGACTCTCGTATCTTCGCACCTTCTTGGCGTATCATGTATTCCGATCCTTTTTAAAATCACCGAAGCTGTCTATGACATAATTCCTAAAAAACTGTTGAAGCAACTGATTGATTTCTTGGAATCATTTAAGCTCATAGCATTATGGCACTACATTGTAATTGCTATCTCGGTGGGTGTTTCACTTCTTTTAATATACATCATTCAGAAAAAGCTTTTCTCCAGTGAAAGAATCGGCAGAATAATTGAGCGCCGGATTTCCAATGGAGACTGCCAACAATGTGGAAAGCATTTGCCAAGCGGGTCATCAGCTTGTCCTTTCTGTGGTTTTGGCCAGTATAAGCTATGCAGCCATTGCCAGAAGCAGATGCATGTATATGGCAAATTTTGCCGAGAATGTGGCCAGAAGGCGACTGACTGA
- a CDS encoding glutaredoxin domain-containing protein — translation MPIRILLPIVTLLLTCSLAGAEMYKWVDEHGVVTFKDTPPPATKKGKKVKVYTDGDFAPAPSPQPAAPRRATSAPQPAPPVKQRFTGTVELYVTDWCGYCKRAERYLQSKGVSYVAYDIEKDSAAMQRHKDLGGRGVPLIVVGSHKISGFSPETIDYYLENGR, via the coding sequence ATGCCAATCCGCATCCTCCTCCCCATCGTCACCCTGCTGCTGACCTGTTCCCTTGCTGGAGCCGAGATGTATAAGTGGGTGGACGAGCACGGGGTGGTGACGTTCAAGGACACGCCTCCGCCGGCAACGAAGAAGGGGAAAAAGGTGAAGGTCTACACCGACGGCGATTTCGCGCCGGCGCCGTCTCCGCAACCGGCGGCTCCGCGCAGGGCTACGTCGGCACCGCAGCCCGCACCGCCCGTGAAGCAGCGCTTCACCGGCACGGTTGAGCTGTACGTGACCGACTGGTGCGGTTACTGCAAGCGGGCGGAGAGGTACCTGCAGAGCAAGGGCGTTTCCTATGTGGCCTACGACATCGAAAAGGACAGCGCCGCCATGCAGCGGCACAAGGATCTGGGGGGCCGGGGTGTGCCGCTGATCGTGGTGGGCTCTCACAAGATTTCCGGGTTTTCGCCCGAGACGATCGATTATTATCTGGAGAACGGCCGGTAA